The proteins below are encoded in one region of Peromyscus eremicus chromosome 10, PerEre_H2_v1, whole genome shotgun sequence:
- the Rnf212 gene encoding probable E3 SUMO-protein ligase RNF212 isoform X1 — protein sequence MGKLGSHNMNAVTYDDVHVNFTWEEWTLLDLSQKNLYKDVMLETYWNLTTVGYSWEDHNIEEHCESSRRHERHERSSSGEKPSVYTQCVKAFAFDSHLQRHERTHTGEKLYECKQCGKAFAHNRNLRIHKRTHTGEKPYECNQCGKAFAHNRNLRIHERTHTGEKPYECNQCGKAFAYHVNLQVHERTHTGEKPYECNQCGKAFAHSRNLRIHKRTHTGEKPYECNQCGKAFAQHNKLQIHKRTHTGMKPYECNQCGKAFAHHANLQVHKRIHTGEKPYECNQCGKAFVQHNQLQVHKRTHTGEKLYGCNQCGKAFVHHSTLQRHRRTHTGEKPYECNQCGKAFAHDKNLRVHKRTHTGEKPYECNQCGKAFAQHSTLQMHKRIHTGEKPYECNQCGKAFICHSYLQRHERTHTGEKPYECNQCGKAFAQHCTLQVHKRTHTGDKPYVCNQCGKAFACISSLRNHEKMTYCRETL from the exons aatgcagtgacctatgatgatgtgcatgtcaacttcacttgggaagagtggactttgctggatctttcccagaagaatctctacaaagatgtgatgctggagacctactGGAACCTCACTACTGTAG gatacagttgggaagaccataatattgaagaacattgtgaaagttctagaagacatgaaag gcatgaaagaagtagTAGTGGAGAGAAGCCTTCTGTATATactcaatgtgttaaagcctttgcatttgacagtcatcttcaaaggcatgaaagaacacatactggagagaaactctatgaatgtaaacaatgtggtaaagcctttgcacataaCAGGAATCTcagaatacataaaagaacacatactggagagaaaccttatgaatgtaatcaatgtggtaaagcctttgcacataaCAGGAATCTCAgaatacatgaaagaacacatactggagagaaaccctatgaatgtaatcaatgtggtaaagcctttgcttatcACGTTAATCTTCAagtgcatgaaagaacacatactggagagaaaccctatgaatgtaatcaatgtggtaaagcctttgcacatagCAGGAATCTcagaatacataaaagaacacatactggagagaaaccctatgaatgtaatcaatgtggtaaagcctttgcacaacacaataaacttcaaatacataaaagaacacatactggaatgaaaccctatgaatgtaatcagtgtggtaaagcctttgctcatcatGCTAAtcttcaagtgcataaaagaatacatactggagagaaaccctatgaatgtaatcaatgtggtaaagcctttgtacaacaCAATCAActtcaagtgcataaaagaacacacactggagagaaactctatggatgtaatcaatgtggtaaagcctttgttcatcacagtactcttcaaaggcatagaagaacacatactggagagaaaccctatgaatgtaatcaatgtggtaaagcctttgcacatgaCAAAAATCTCagagtacataaaagaacacatactggagagaaaccctatgaatgtaatcagtgtggtaaagcctttgcacagcacagtactcttcaaatgcataaaagaatacacactggagagaaaccctatgaatgtaatcagtgtggtaaagcctttatatGTCAtagttatcttcaaaggcatgaaagaacacatactggagagaaaccttatgaatgtaatcagtgtggtaaagcctttgcacagcactGTACtcttcaagtgcataaaagaacacatactggagacaaaccctatgtatgtaatcagtgtggtaaagcctttgcatgtatcAGTAGTCTTCGAAATCATGAGAAAATGACAtattgcagagaaaccctgtaa